In the Elizabethkingia bruuniana genome, TATTATCCACAGGAACTCCGTCTATAACCAATAATGGGTCATTACTCGCATTAAGAGAAGCTCCCCCACGGATTCTGATCGTAGATCCGGATCCTGGTGCTCCGCCCGCAGTTACAATTTGTACACCGGCAGCTTTACCCTGAATTAACTGCTCAGGGGAGCCTATTGCACCCTGATTGAAATCCTTTGCGGTAAGCGCTGTTACAGATCCTGTAAGGTCTGATTTTTTTTGCTTTCCGTAACCGATCAGTACAACCTGCTCTATTTCTTTCGTTTTTGTTGAATCTTTCTGTTGTGCATTCAACATTGCACCGGCCAATAAGAATGCAGGTGCAACCTTCATAAATACAAGATTACTTTTCACAAATTATGTTTTTAAATTTCAACTTTACTTTCGCTTCAATTAAGCCTTTTAAAATATTATTATTTTTTAATATAAATTTAACATTTACTTAACATAAGCACATAAAGCAATATAACAGTATGGTTATCAATATTATAATTTACGAAAACTGTGTAGTTTTTCGTAATAATTCACTATACAGTTCTATGTTTTAGTAATTATTATGCTCCCGAAAACGTTTGCGAAAAACAGATTTCGCAATATTTCATAAAAAAAGCACCTCAAATGAGGTGCTTTAAATTATCTTGATTAAGACTTTTTATTGATCTACATAATCCTGAAGACCATCTGTATTTTCTACAGGATATTTCTCTGTGAAGCAACCAAAGCAATGGTCTGAACTTCCTAAGATATCTTTCAGATTATCCATACTAAGGAATTCTAAAGAATCTACTCCCAGATAATCTCTCAACTCGTCTTTAGACATATTAGCTGAAATAAGATCATCTTTTACAGGTGTATCAATCCCAAGGAAACATGGAGCAACAATTGGCGGAGAAACACTTCTGAAATGAATTTCTTTTACTCCGGCATCTTTAAGGATCTTTACCAGACGCTTGGAAGTTGTTCCTCTTACAATAGAATCGTCTATAATCACTACCCTCTTTCCTTTAATCTCAGAAATAATAGGGTTTAGTTTTAGATTCACAATTCTCTCACGCATTTCCTGTGTCGGAATAATGAATGACCTTCCGATGTAACGGTTTTTAATCAAAACCGGTCTGAAAGGAATGCCTGACGCCTTAGAAAATCCAATTGCTGCAGGAACACCAGAATCTGGAACTCCGATTACCAAATCTGCTTCTACAGGAGCTTGCTCCCATATCTTCTCTCCGGATCTTTCACGAATTTCGTGAACATTAATGTTTTCCAGAGTAGTATCAGGACGTGCAAAGTAAATATATTCGAATGCACAGATTTTGTTTACGCAATCATCTTTTACCATGTAAGACTGTAATCCGTCATTTTCCGTAGTGAAAACAACTTCACCAGGCAGGATGTCTCTTACATACTGTGCCCCCATTGCATCTAATGCACAGGTTTCTGATGCTGCTACATAAGTCTGCTCATCAATAGCACCTAATACCAAAGGTCTGATACCGTTGAAATCTCTGAAAGCAAAGAATTTGTTACGGGTCATTCCTACTACGGAATAAGCACCTTCAATACGCTCCATTGTTGCTTTTATAGCGCCACGAAGCCCAAGATCCAGGTTCTTTTGAATAAGACGAAGAATAACTTCAGAATCAGAGGTTGCTTTGAAAACAACACCTTCTTCTTCCAGTTCTTTTTTCAGTATTCTGGCGTTGGTCAGGTTACCGTTGTGTGCAATAGACAAAATAATCTGATCATATTCATTCTTTGCAAAGAATG is a window encoding:
- the purF gene encoding amidophosphoribosyltransferase; protein product: MKDLELQKQNYLSQFKKRAYQRNIWKKSDDSMLDEPTEECGIMGMYSYHDIDTFSLSQFGLFALQHRGQEACGISVLKDGRIHSYKDEGLVLDVFKSIENPETYMGNSVIGHTRYTTAGDKKKYNYQPFFAKNEYDQIILSIAHNGNLTNARILKKELEEEGVVFKATSDSEVILRLIQKNLDLGLRGAIKATMERIEGAYSVVGMTRNKFFAFRDFNGIRPLVLGAIDEQTYVAASETCALDAMGAQYVRDILPGEVVFTTENDGLQSYMVKDDCVNKICAFEYIYFARPDTTLENINVHEIRERSGEKIWEQAPVEADLVIGVPDSGVPAAIGFSKASGIPFRPVLIKNRYIGRSFIIPTQEMRERIVNLKLNPIISEIKGKRVVIIDDSIVRGTTSKRLVKILKDAGVKEIHFRSVSPPIVAPCFLGIDTPVKDDLISANMSKDELRDYLGVDSLEFLSMDNLKDILGSSDHCFGCFTEKYPVENTDGLQDYVDQ